One window of the Alligator mississippiensis isolate rAllMis1 chromosome 5, rAllMis1, whole genome shotgun sequence genome contains the following:
- the LOC102561384 gene encoding olfactory receptor 13H1, with product MGGNNDSIVTEFILLGLSQSPPVKITLFVLFLIIYLVTVVGNGLLILLTRVDSQLHTPMYFFLSNLSFIDICYTTSTVPQMLIHCLSKKLSISLTRCFTQMYISLFLGMSECLLLAVMAYDRWVAICKPLLYTLIMNKRVCSCLAAITWSTAFLLTTVPSLTMQAHLCGSNVVNHFVCEIQAMLKPACSDTHNNQIMMFATSILTLLMPFAFILITYTHIGVAVLRIRSASGRIKAFSTCASHLTVVVIFYGTDIFMYLGPQSKSSSDQGKVIGVFYGIVTPLLNPLICSLRNKDVKGALRKLAGRKSYT from the coding sequence ATGGGAGGAAATAATGACTCTATAGTGACTGAGTTCATCCTACTGGGACTTTCCCAAAGTCCTCCTGTAAAAATCACCCTCTTTGTTCTATTTCTAATTATCTACTTAGTGACCGTAGTTGGAAATGGTCTCCTCATCCTGCTCACCAGGGTGGATTCCCAGCtgcacacacccatgtactttttcctcagcAACTTGTCCTTCATAGATATCTGCTATACCACCAGCACTGTGCCTCAGATGCTGATTCACTGCCTCTCCAAGAAGCTTTCCATCTCCCTGACTAGGTGCTTCACCCAAATGTATATCTCTCTTTTCCTGGGCATGTCCGAGTGCCTCTTGCTGGCTGTGATGGCTTATGACCGctgggtggccatctgtaaaccaCTACTCTACACTCTCATCATGAACAAGAGAGTTTgtagctgcctggcagccattaCATGGAGCACTGCTTTCCTCCTGACCACAGTGCCTTCTCTTACCATGCAAGCTCACTTGTGTGGGTCCAATGTTGTCAACCACTTTGTGTGTGAAATCCAGGCCATGCTGAAACCGGCTTGCTCAGACACGCACAACAACCAGATTATGATGTTTGCCACCAGCATCCTCACCCTACTCATGCCCTTTGCCTTCATCCTCATCACCTATACCCACATCGGTGTGGCTGTCCTGAGGATCCGCTCTGCCAGTGGCAGGATCAAGGCCTTTTCTACCTGTGCCTCTCATCTTACTGTGGTTGTCATCTTCTATGGCACAGACATCTTCATGTATCTGGGGCCTCAATCCAAATCTTCCTCGGACCAGGGAAAAGTGATTGGTGTGTTTTATGGAATTGTGACCCCTCTGCTGAACCCACTTATCTGCAGTCTGAGGAACAAGGATGTGAAGGGGGCACTGAGGAAATTAGCAGGAAGGAAAAGTTATACTTGA